Proteins encoded within one genomic window of Chitinispirillum alkaliphilum:
- a CDS encoding RHS repeat-associated core domain protein codes for MIEQKIKLALLFVIWVCVGALLSQSQPNYVRTTVFGVGKDEAGDLKDLVSTVYSDGLGRQIQSKTIIDDNRELVTSTFYDASGRVQYVTNPFVDIHFPDRYLDVTFSDLNRSDSPLWLQYSNYGDNPQPYHEKDYYSDPLNRTRKLGAPGAEYSIESTNHSMFWYFGVNRNQTSVEGSEIQFENGFVSSELDIDVLNTLYSILLDEPFENATHHLAISRNPDGNYSQELKDVFGNVVAVWRSPTGNHSDAIIAEYEYDILGRETAEIAPKNRTGSGANQLIANTTYRYNTRGQVIEKSTPDGGIEEYTYYPAGKLKKVTTWYGDEPNRNKVREIVHYYDRLGRVERVALANSNDEHQDKLLYFYDNVNALDEVRRYARLPANIRNELKNLRGRAVARIAINRIGGVSYNVVELFGYNDQGLIDVKVKIIPGNPAPQILRFEYDIHGKLTRRIFTCGPDRIEKEFKYDRMGRLESIVHVDNDGRQLVSYTFNDLGQMDGKALGTVDGFTVGYEYNIRDWLTEITSELPDFFTQSISYEEQYSGNISSSSFNYAGGTVQYTQQYEYDRVNRLIRVNDFTEQNPDFTANFAGEYSYDAAGRFEFKEEGGNRLGRYEYFPNTSRLERTGDEVTYTYDHFGNMVIDRNKKMVIEYDWRNMPVRFMFFESIPGSEKIYWDERGTYTIVDNSYDSDNLIEYMKSVSSDDIAYALLSTVVMVYDADGNRVLKAEH; via the coding sequence TTTTGGAGTCGGTAAAGATGAGGCCGGAGATTTAAAAGACCTGGTTTCAACTGTGTATAGTGACGGGCTGGGAAGGCAGATTCAGTCCAAAACCATCATTGATGATAACAGGGAGCTTGTAACGAGTACCTTTTATGATGCAAGCGGGCGTGTACAGTATGTGACAAATCCGTTTGTGGATATCCATTTCCCCGATAGATATCTGGATGTAACCTTTTCTGATTTGAATAGATCAGATTCTCCGCTATGGCTACAATACAGTAACTATGGAGACAATCCCCAACCATACCATGAAAAAGACTACTATTCCGACCCGCTAAACAGGACTCGTAAGCTTGGTGCACCGGGGGCAGAATACAGTATAGAATCAACGAATCATTCAATGTTCTGGTATTTTGGTGTTAACCGCAACCAAACAAGTGTTGAAGGCAGTGAAATTCAGTTTGAAAATGGGTTTGTCTCCAGCGAATTGGATATCGATGTTCTTAACACACTTTACAGTATTCTGCTTGATGAACCATTCGAAAATGCTACACATCACCTTGCTATAAGCAGAAACCCTGACGGCAACTATAGTCAGGAACTTAAGGATGTCTTCGGCAACGTGGTTGCAGTGTGGAGAAGCCCAACAGGTAATCACAGCGATGCTATCATTGCCGAATACGAGTATGACATCCTTGGAAGGGAAACCGCTGAGATTGCTCCCAAAAACAGAACCGGGTCCGGGGCGAACCAGCTTATTGCCAATACCACATACAGGTACAACACCCGCGGGCAGGTGATTGAAAAATCAACTCCGGATGGCGGCATAGAAGAGTATACCTATTATCCTGCCGGTAAACTGAAAAAGGTGACTACATGGTATGGTGATGAGCCAAACAGAAACAAGGTGCGGGAAATAGTTCATTATTACGACAGGTTGGGGCGGGTCGAAAGAGTGGCTTTAGCCAATAGCAACGATGAACATCAGGATAAGTTGCTCTATTTCTACGATAATGTAAATGCACTGGATGAGGTAAGAAGATATGCCAGATTGCCTGCAAACATCCGCAATGAGCTCAAAAACCTGCGTGGGCGAGCGGTAGCAAGAATCGCAATTAACAGAATTGGTGGTGTGTCATACAATGTAGTGGAACTGTTTGGCTATAATGACCAGGGCTTAATCGATGTCAAGGTGAAAATCATACCGGGAAATCCAGCTCCGCAGATCCTGCGTTTTGAATATGATATTCACGGTAAACTTACCAGAAGGATTTTTACATGCGGTCCCGACAGAATCGAAAAAGAGTTCAAATATGACAGAATGGGAAGGTTGGAAAGTATCGTTCATGTTGATAATGACGGCCGACAACTGGTGAGCTACACTTTTAACGATCTGGGTCAAATGGATGGTAAAGCGTTGGGAACCGTGGATGGTTTCACTGTAGGTTATGAGTATAACATCAGAGACTGGCTTACAGAGATAACGTCTGAATTACCCGATTTTTTTACTCAAAGTATATCCTACGAGGAGCAGTATAGCGGAAATATTAGTAGTTCATCCTTTAATTATGCTGGTGGTACCGTACAATATACTCAACAGTATGAATACGATAGGGTGAACAGATTAATAAGAGTTAATGATTTTACAGAACAAAATCCTGATTTCACTGCCAATTTTGCCGGAGAATACAGCTACGATGCTGCAGGAAGATTCGAATTCAAGGAGGAGGGTGGCAATCGTCTGGGTAGGTATGAATACTTCCCAAATACAAGCAGGCTTGAACGCACGGGTGACGAAGTGACTTATACTTACGACCACTTTGGAAACATGGTTATAGACAGAAACAAAAAAATGGTGATAGAGTATGACTGGCGCAATATGCCGGTGCGTTTTATGTTCTTTGAAAGTATTCCCGGATCAGAAAAGATTTATTGGGATGAGCGGGGAACCTATACTATCGTCGATAATTCTTATGATTCAGATAATCTTATAGAATATATGAAATCTGTCTCATCTGATGATATAGCCTATGCACTCCTGTCTACAGTAGTTATGGTATATGATGCAGACGGTAACAGAGTTTTGAAGGCAGAGCACTGA